One genomic region from Quercus robur chromosome 4, dhQueRobu3.1, whole genome shotgun sequence encodes:
- the LOC126721465 gene encoding WRKY transcription factor 22, translating into MEEDWDLHAVVRGCVSTSRTNSSSTATTTTTNTTTTTTTSSTSFMPNFHYSNNNNLYFSGGVGEQLGLGQGQLFSFSDPFEARRHVSEDLDLHELCKPFFPKSEPLSPQPSPLTSFSNSLSSFTESKPQILQQQQQQQQKQHQHQVLQQQQKLQTKQSQSGSASNPKSKRRKNLLKKVCHVPAEGLSSDIWAWRKYGQKPIKGSPYPRGYYRCSSSKGCLARKQVERNKTDPGMFIVTYTGEHNHPAPTHRNSLAGSTRQKPLTPQTVTAGDSNKTQKQYSSPETSFEEELVVPQTQTQSTTTDSKEEEEEEEEEREDLVEEDDEEGDEFGISDMVLNDDFFMGLDGFEGPGTGDYFPDNFPASFAPMSNCSNWVANNAG; encoded by the exons ATGGAAGAAGATTGGGATCTACACGCTGTGGTCAGAGGCTGTGTCTCCACGTCTCGCACTAACTCCTCctccaccgccaccaccaccactaccaacaccaccaccaccaccaccaccagcagtACATCTTTTATGCCTAATTTTCATTAttccaataataataacttatactTTTCTGGTGGTGTTGGTGAACAACTTGGCTTAGGACAAGGCCAACTTTTCTCATTCTCAGATCCCTTTGAAGCAAGACGACATGTTTCTGAGGATTTGGATTTGCATGAGCTTTGCAAGCCTTTCTTCCCCAAATCTGAGCCTCTCTCTCCACAACCCTCCCCTCTCACATCCTTCTCTAATTCCCTTTCCTCTTTCACTGAATCCAAACCCCAaatactacaacaacaacaacaacaacaacaaaaacaacatcaacatcaagtactacaacaacaacaaaaactacaGACTAAACAGTCTCAATCTGGCTCTGCCTCCAACCCCAAGTCCAAAAGAAG GAAGAATCTCCTTAAGAAAGTTTGTCATGTACCAGCCGAGGGTCTCTCTTCAGACATATGGGCTTGGAGAAAATATGGCCAAAAACCCATCAAAGGATCCCCATATCCAAG GGGTTATTATAGATGTAGTAGTTCAAAAGGGTGTTTGGCCCGAAAACAAGTGGAGCGAAACAAAACCGACCCGGGAATGTTCATAGTGACATACACAGGAGAGCACAACCACCCAGCACCCACGCACCGAAACTCACTAGCTGGGTCCACGCGTCAGAAGCCCTTGACACCCCAAACCGTCACCGCTGGTGACTctaacaaaacccaaaagcAGTACTCTTCCCCAGAAACCTCGTTCGAGGAAGAGCTTGTTGTACCTCAGACTCAGACTCAGAGTACAACAACCGACagcaaagaagaagaggaagaagaagaagaagagagagaggatttgGTGGAGGAAGATGACGAAGAAGGAGACGAGTTTGGGATATCGGACATGGTTCTAAACGATGATTTCTTCATGGGTTTGGATGGGTTCGAAGGTCCGGGCACCGGAGATTACTTTCCCGACAACTTTCCGGCGAGCTTTGCTCCTATGTCTAACTGTAGTAACTGGGTGGCCAACAATGCTGGCTGA